A section of the Elizabethkingia anophelis R26 genome encodes:
- a CDS encoding glycerophosphodiester phosphodiesterase family protein has protein sequence MKSLFFAGILCMATQLNYAQSFDKQAHRGGKSLYPENTIPAMKNALKMGITTLEMDLVITKDRKVILSHDAFLSPELVTKPNGKYIPRDSGFYYKIYDMPYAKIQTYDVGMKKLERYPDQKKMKAQKPLFSAVIDSCESYARELKRPLPFYNIETKTRPFSDNIFHPEPKEFTDLMMKIILEKGIQDRVIIQSFDPRTLEIIHKKYPKIMTALLVEKVDDQKIAQQRTNFQNIPVEKFKQYPNHLNGVKGDMRFLSFTPTIYSPDQSLVTPELVKECHALGMKVIPWTVNSKERLQELQKMGIDGLISDDPRIFE, from the coding sequence ATGAAAAGCTTATTTTTTGCAGGAATTCTCTGCATGGCTACACAGCTAAATTATGCGCAATCTTTTGATAAACAGGCTCACAGAGGCGGAAAATCACTATATCCTGAAAATACGATACCAGCTATGAAAAATGCCCTAAAAATGGGGATTACAACACTGGAAATGGATTTAGTGATTACCAAAGACAGAAAAGTTATCCTTTCTCATGACGCTTTCCTTTCTCCGGAACTTGTTACAAAACCTAACGGTAAATACATCCCAAGAGACTCCGGTTTTTATTATAAAATCTATGATATGCCTTACGCAAAGATTCAGACTTATGATGTAGGTATGAAAAAGCTTGAGCGCTATCCGGATCAGAAGAAAATGAAAGCACAGAAGCCTTTATTTTCTGCTGTAATAGATTCCTGTGAAAGTTATGCTCGCGAATTAAAAAGGCCGCTCCCCTTCTATAATATAGAAACTAAAACACGTCCGTTCTCCGATAATATATTCCATCCCGAGCCAAAAGAATTTACGGATCTTATGATGAAAATTATCTTGGAAAAAGGCATTCAGGACAGAGTTATCATTCAGTCTTTTGATCCCAGAACTTTAGAAATTATCCATAAGAAGTATCCTAAAATAATGACGGCTCTGCTTGTAGAGAAAGTTGATGATCAAAAAATTGCTCAGCAGCGGACTAACTTTCAGAATATTCCTGTAGAAAAGTTCAAGCAATATCCTAATCACCTTAATGGCGTAAAAGGAGATATGAGGTTTCTAAGCTTCACTCCTACTATTTATAGCCCGGATCAAAGTCTTGTAACTCCTGAACTCGTAAAGGAATGCCATGCCTTAGGAATGAAAGTAATTCCATGGACTGTAAATTCAAAAGAAAGATTACAGGAACTGCAAAAAATGGGCATAGACGGCCTTATTAGCGATGATCCACGGATTTTTGAATAA